From Ipomoea triloba cultivar NCNSP0323 chromosome 5, ASM357664v1, the proteins below share one genomic window:
- the LOC116018924 gene encoding receptor-like protein kinase 5: MSISTQINFCILTILIFSFPFYGESQTSSINPERSILLDLKKHFSNPPNISHWKSSSDHCTWPEITCRDGIVTGIQLVWLLISDTIPPFICHLKNLTFLDLNHNYIPGSFPTLLYNCSNLEYLDLSFNNFSGIIPDDISRLSPHLEVFNLSSNWFVGRIPAGISGLKGLKELQLAGVVSNGSFPSEIGNLPNLEVLVLSQNSFTPQEIPPSFTQLKKLRNLSINQANLIGEIPANISNMTALEFLDLSVNNISGSIPVGLGRLPALRDVCLYTNNLSGEIPMVFGQFSKLNTFDVSTNHLTGSLPEGLCSNKVLSSLIVFNNNLTGQLPKSLEDCNTLKGVRVERNNLSGTIPEGLWTARNLNRLLMNNNQFTGQLPQKVASNLSLVDISNNRFSGEIPTGISSWSNLGVFRASNNLFTGNIPQQLTALRFLSTLLLDRNRLSGNFVSNITSWKSLDTLNCSRNQLSGNIPPELGLLPNLVQLDLSENQFSGEIPSEIGRLRLSALNLSSNHLSGKIPEELEVAAFNKSFLNNPNLCADTPSLHLRDCKSNNKSSGEVSVKLIAILGTIGVFLLLVAILYIWYSFRSHRKRKKKRLVPNWKLTAFHTISFTESNILPNLAENNVVGTGGSGIVYVVPIGKSSGENVAVKRIWNSQKLDEKLEKEFIAEVETLGTIRHTNIVKLLCCISSEESKLLVYEYMENHSLDLWLHPKRRSAGNSGSFQRQLILDWPKRIRVAIGTAKGLCYMHHNCSPPIVHRDVKSSNILLDSEFNAKIADFGLARMLNKHGQPNIVSAVAGSFGYIAPEYAHTRKVNQKTDVYSFGVILLELATGRGPTDGDDDRSLADWARYHFQEGNPIEDALDETIKEPKYLDEMRSMFRLGILCAATNPSERPTMREVVHILVHCSNKLLPDRNRISRSKSEASSLLKAFKGGDNGLMPFHEV; the protein is encoded by the exons ATGTCCATATCAACCCAAATTAACTTCTGCATCCTCACAATCCTCATCTTCAGTTTTCCCTTCTATGGAGAATCCCAAACCAGTAGTATCAATCCAGAAAGATCAATTCTTCTTGATTTAAAGAAGCACTTCTCAAATCCACCAAACATCTCCCACTGGAAGTCATCATCAGATCATTGTACCTGGCCGGAAATTACCTGCAGAGATGGAATAGTCACCGGAATTCAGCTTGTTTGGCTACTAATCAGTGATACAATCCCACCCTTCATTTGTCACCTGAAAAATCTGACTTTTCTTGATCTCAACCACAACTATATCCCGGGATCATTTCCTACACTTCTCTACAATTGTTCTAATCTTGAATACTTGGACCTTTCTTTTAACAACTTCAGTGGCATCATCCCTGATGATATTAGCCGGCTTTCGCCTCATCTTGAGgtttttaatctttcttctAACTGGTTCGTGGGCAGAATTCCAGCTGGAATTTCAGGCCTGAAAGGGCTAAAAGAACTTCAGCTAGCTGGAGTGGTTTCAAATGGTTCTTTCCCTTCAGAGATTGGCAACCTCCCGAATCTTGAAGTTCTTGTTCTGAGCCAGAATAGTTTCACACCACAGGAAATCCCACCGAGTTTTACACAGTTGAAGAAACTGAGAAACTTGTCGATAAATCAGGCAAATCTGATTGGAGAAATCCCTGCAAATATCAGTAACATGACAGCCCTTGAATTCTTAGACTTATCAGTGAATAACATAAGTGGAAGCATCCCAGTAGGTCTTGGTAGGTTACCGGCGTTGAGGGATGTTTGCTTATACACTAACAATCTTTCAGGTGAAATCCCAATGGTCTTTGGCCAATTTTCAAAGCTTAATACTTTCGATGTATCTACAAACCATCTTACAGGATCACTACCAGAGGGTTTGTGTTCTAACAAGGTATTGTCTAGTTTGATTGTCTTTAACAACAATCTCACAGGTCAGCTGCCAAAATCACTTGAGGATTGCAACACCTTGAAAGGAGTCAGGGTTGAGAGAAACAATCTTTCTGGTACAATTCCTGAAGGTTTGTGGACAGCAAGGAATTTGAACAGGTTGTTGATGAACAATAACCAATTCACTGGTCAGCTTCCACAGAAAGTGGCATCAAATTTATCTCTGGTTGATATCAGCAACAACAGGTTTTCAGGTGAAATTCCAACTGGGATTTCTTCTTGGAGCAATCTTGGTGTCTTCAGGGCAAGCAATAATCTTTTTACTGGTAACATCCCTCAACAACTCACAGCTCTTCGATTTTTATCAACTCTTTTGCTTGATAGGAATCGGCTTTCCGGAAATTTTGTATCAAATATTACCTCTTGGAAGTCATTGGACACATTGAATTGCAGCAGAAATCAGCTTTCTGGCAATATCCCTCCAGAACTTGGCCTTTTACCAAACCTTGTTCAGTTAGACCTGTCTGAAAATCAATTCTCTGGAGAAATCCCATCTGAAATAGGACGGTTAAGGCTATCAGCACTCAATCTGTCTTCTAATCACCTTTCGGGCAAAATCCCAGAAGAACTAGAAGTTGCAGCTTTTAACAAGAGCTTCTTGAATAATCCCAATCTTTGTGCTGATACCCCCTCATTACACCTCAGGGATTGCAAGTCAAACAATAAAAGTTCGGGCGAAGTTTCAGTCAAACTTATTGCTATTCTTGGAACTATAGGGGTATTCTTACTTCTAGTGGCCATTCTGTATATATGGTATTCCTTCAGAAGTCAcagaaaaaggaagaagaaaagattGGTTCCAAATTGGAAGCTCACAGCATTCCACACAATAAGCTTCACAGAGTCAAACATTTTACCAAATTTAGCAGAAAACAATGTGGTTGGTACTGGGGGATCAGGGATAGTGTATGTGGTGCCAATAGGTAAGTCCTCTGGTGAAAACGTTGCGGTGAAGAGGATTTGGAACAGCCAAAAGTTGGACGAGAAGCTTGAGAAGGAATTTATAGCAGAAGTTGAGACACTGGGCACAATTCGCCACACCAACATAGTGAAGCTCCTATGTTGCATCTCAAGTGAAGAATCAAAGCTGCTTGTATACGAATACATGGAAAATCACAGCCTGGATCTATGGCTTCACCCAAAGAGAAGATCAGCTGGCAATTCGGGTTCATTTCAAAGACAATTAATCCTTGATTGGCCTAAAAGGATTCGTGTCGCGATTGGAACTGCTAAGGGGCTCTGCTATATGCATCACAACTGCTCGCCACCCATTGTTCATAGAGATGTGAAATCCAGCAATATTCTTCTGGACTCTGAGTTCAATGCCAAAATTGCAGATTTTGGCCTAGCCAGAATGTTGAACAAGCATGGACAGCCCAACATAGTTTCAGCAGTTGCTGGTTCTTTTGGCTATATAGCTCCTG AGTATGCACATACAAGAAAAGTAAATCAGAAGACTGATGTGTACAGCTTCGGAGTGATCCTTTTGGAACTGGCGACAGGAAGGGGGCCAACTGATGGAGATGATGACAGGAGCTTGGCGGATTGGGCACGGTACCACTTCCAAGAAGGAAATCCCATTGAGGATGCTCTAGATGAGACAATCAAGGAGCCAAAGTACTTGGATGAGATGCGTAGTATGTTCAGACTAGGGATCTTATGTGCTGCTACAAATCCTTCAGAAAGACCCACCATGAGAGAGGTGGTGCACATCCTGGTGCATTGCAGCAATAAACTGTTGCCTGATAGGAACAGGATAAGTCGAAGCAAGAGCGAGGCTTCATCACTGCTCAAAGCATTCAAAGGTGGAGATAATGGTTTAATGCCGTTTCATGAAGTTTGA